One Prinia subflava isolate CZ2003 ecotype Zambia chromosome 8, Cam_Psub_1.2, whole genome shotgun sequence DNA window includes the following coding sequences:
- the YTHDF1 gene encoding YTH domain-containing family protein 1 isoform X2: MSATSVDPQRPKGQDNKVQNGSLHQKDTVHDNDFEPYLSGQSNQNSSYPSMTDPYLSSYYPPSIGFPYSLSEAPWSTGGDPPIPYLTTYGQLSNGDHHFMHDAVFGQPGGLGNNIYQHRFNFFPENPAFSAWGTSGSQGQQTQSSAYGSSYSYPPSSLGGTIVDGQTGFHNDTLNKAPGMNSIEQGMVGLKIGGDVTTSAVKTVGSVVNSAGMTGALSGNGGSNVNLPVSKPTSWAAIASKPAKPQPKMKTKTGPVIGGALPPPPIKHNMDIGTWDNKGPVAKVPAPQQIPSPQSVPQPQQPIVQPVPAQPPPLTQPQYQSPQQPPQNRWVAPRNRNAAFGQSGGTGNDTNSAGSTQPNPVPSAESHPVLEKLKAAHSYNPKDFEWNLKNGRVFIIKSYSEDDIHRSIKYSIWCSTEHGNKRLDSAFRSMNSKGPVYLLFSVNGSGHFCGVAEMKSPVDYGTSAGVWSQDKWKGKFDVKWIFVKDVPNNQLRHIRLENNDNKPVTNSRDTQEVPLEKAKQVLKIIATYKHTTSIFDDFSHYEKRQEEEEVVRKERQNRNKQ, from the exons AACAGTAGCTATCCATCAATGACTGATCCTTATCTGTCCAGTTATTATCCACCATCTATTGGGTTCCCCTATTCTCTCAGTGAAGCACCATGGTCTACAGGAGGAGATCCTCCTATCCCTTATCTCACCACCTATGGACAGCTCAGTAATGGGGATCATCATTTTATGCACGATGCCGTTTTTGGACAGCCTGGGGGTCTGGGAAATAATATCTATCAACACCGGTTTAActttttccctgaaaatccTGCCTTCTCAGCATGGGGAACAAGTGGATCCCAAGGACAGCAGACACAAAGCTCAGCATATGGGAGCAGTTACAGCTACCCTCCCAGTTCTCTGGGGGGTACCATTGTGGATGGACAAACAGGATTTCATAATGATACGTTAAATAAAGCTCCTGGAATGAACAGTATTGagcagggaatggttggacttaAGATTGGTGGAGATGTTACAACTTCTGCAGTGAAAACAGTAGGTTCTGTTGTTAACAGTGCCGGGATGACAGGTGCCCTGTCTGGGAATGGTGGATCTAATGTAAACTTGCCAGTATCTAAACCAACCTCTTGGGCTGCTATTGCCAGCAAGCCTGCAAAACCACAGcctaaaatgaaaacaaaaactggACCTGTAATCGGGGGAGCGTTGCCTCCTCCCCCTATAAAGCATAATATGGACATAGGTACTTGGGACAATAAGGGTCCTGTGGCAAAAGTCCCTGCCCCTCAACAGATCCCTTCTCCTCAGTctgtcccacagccacagcaaccAATTGTTCAgcctgttccagctcagcctcctccaTTGACACAGCCACAGTATCAGAGCCCTCAGCAGCCACCCCAAAACCGCTGGGTAGCTCCTCGCAACAGAAACGCAGCTTTTGGCCAAAGCGGGGGAACTGGGAACGACACCAActcagctggcagcacccagcccaaCCCGGTTCCGAGCGCCGagtcccatcctgtccttgaAAAACTGAAAGCTGCTCACAGCTATAACCCTAAAGATTTCGAATGGAACCTTAAAAATGGACGTGTGTTCATAATAAAGAGCTATTCCGAGGATGATATTCATCGTTCCATTAAATATTCTATTTGGTGTAGTACGGAACACGGCAACAAACGCCTGGACAGCGCTTTTCGCTCCATGAACAGCAAGGGCCCCGTGTACCTGCTGTTCAGTGTCAATGGCAGTGGACACTTCTGTGGAGTAGCAGAGATGAAATCACCTGTGGACTACGGCACCAGTGCAGGTGTCTGGTCTCAGGACAAGTGGAAGGGGAAATTTGATGTCAAGTGGATCTTTGTGAAGGATGTGCCCAACAACCAACTGAGACACATCAGGCTGGAGAACAATGACAACAAACCCGTTACAAACTCCCGTGACACACAGGAGGTGCCcttagaaaaagcaaaacaagtgcTTAAAATTATTGCTACTTACAAGCACACGACCTCCATCTTTGATGACTTTTCTCATTATGAAAAGCgccaggaagaggaggaggtggtgcGGAAG gaaCGTCAGAATCGAAACAAACAATAA
- the YTHDF1 gene encoding YTH domain-containing family protein 1 isoform X1, translating into MSATSVDPQRPKGQDNKVQNGSLHQKDTVHDNDFEPYLSGQSNQNSSYPSMTDPYLSSYYPPSIGFPYSLSEAPWSTGGDPPIPYLTTYGQLSNGDHHFMHDAVFGQPGGLGNNIYQHRFNFFPENPAFSAWGTSGSQGQQTQSSAYGSSYSYPPSSLGGTIVDGQTGFHNDTLNKAPGMNSIEQGMVGLKIGGDVTTSAVKTVGSVVNSAGMTGALSGNGGSNVNLPVSKPTSWAAIASKPAKPQPKMKTKTGPVIGGALPPPPIKHNMDIGTWDNKGPVAKVPAPQQIPSPQSVPQPQQPIVQPVPAQPPPLTQPQYQSPQQPPQNRWVAPRNRNAAFGQSGGTGNDTNSAGSTQPNPVPSAESHPVLEKLKAAHSYNPKDFEWNLKNGRVFIIKSYSEDDIHRSIKYSIWCSTEHGNKRLDSAFRSMNSKGPVYLLFSVNGSGHFCGVAEMKSPVDYGTSAGVWSQDKWKGKFDVKWIFVKDVPNNQLRHIRLENNDNKPVTNSRDTQEVPLEKAKQVLKIIATYKHTTSIFDDFSHYEKRQEEEEVVRKVNLLKNLFYTQIWGK; encoded by the coding sequence AACAGTAGCTATCCATCAATGACTGATCCTTATCTGTCCAGTTATTATCCACCATCTATTGGGTTCCCCTATTCTCTCAGTGAAGCACCATGGTCTACAGGAGGAGATCCTCCTATCCCTTATCTCACCACCTATGGACAGCTCAGTAATGGGGATCATCATTTTATGCACGATGCCGTTTTTGGACAGCCTGGGGGTCTGGGAAATAATATCTATCAACACCGGTTTAActttttccctgaaaatccTGCCTTCTCAGCATGGGGAACAAGTGGATCCCAAGGACAGCAGACACAAAGCTCAGCATATGGGAGCAGTTACAGCTACCCTCCCAGTTCTCTGGGGGGTACCATTGTGGATGGACAAACAGGATTTCATAATGATACGTTAAATAAAGCTCCTGGAATGAACAGTATTGagcagggaatggttggacttaAGATTGGTGGAGATGTTACAACTTCTGCAGTGAAAACAGTAGGTTCTGTTGTTAACAGTGCCGGGATGACAGGTGCCCTGTCTGGGAATGGTGGATCTAATGTAAACTTGCCAGTATCTAAACCAACCTCTTGGGCTGCTATTGCCAGCAAGCCTGCAAAACCACAGcctaaaatgaaaacaaaaactggACCTGTAATCGGGGGAGCGTTGCCTCCTCCCCCTATAAAGCATAATATGGACATAGGTACTTGGGACAATAAGGGTCCTGTGGCAAAAGTCCCTGCCCCTCAACAGATCCCTTCTCCTCAGTctgtcccacagccacagcaaccAATTGTTCAgcctgttccagctcagcctcctccaTTGACACAGCCACAGTATCAGAGCCCTCAGCAGCCACCCCAAAACCGCTGGGTAGCTCCTCGCAACAGAAACGCAGCTTTTGGCCAAAGCGGGGGAACTGGGAACGACACCAActcagctggcagcacccagcccaaCCCGGTTCCGAGCGCCGagtcccatcctgtccttgaAAAACTGAAAGCTGCTCACAGCTATAACCCTAAAGATTTCGAATGGAACCTTAAAAATGGACGTGTGTTCATAATAAAGAGCTATTCCGAGGATGATATTCATCGTTCCATTAAATATTCTATTTGGTGTAGTACGGAACACGGCAACAAACGCCTGGACAGCGCTTTTCGCTCCATGAACAGCAAGGGCCCCGTGTACCTGCTGTTCAGTGTCAATGGCAGTGGACACTTCTGTGGAGTAGCAGAGATGAAATCACCTGTGGACTACGGCACCAGTGCAGGTGTCTGGTCTCAGGACAAGTGGAAGGGGAAATTTGATGTCAAGTGGATCTTTGTGAAGGATGTGCCCAACAACCAACTGAGACACATCAGGCTGGAGAACAATGACAACAAACCCGTTACAAACTCCCGTGACACACAGGAGGTGCCcttagaaaaagcaaaacaagtgcTTAAAATTATTGCTACTTACAAGCACACGACCTCCATCTTTGATGACTTTTCTCATTATGAAAAGCgccaggaagaggaggaggtggtgcGGAAGGTAAACttattaaaaaatttattttatacacaGATATGgggaaaatga